The nucleotide window ATTATATTTTTCGTAATGTTTTTTGTAACAGTAAACATCAGCTTTGCACAACTTCAGGGACAAGCGAGAATAGATTCGCTGAAAGCGGAGTTGCCAAAAGCAAAGCAGGACACAAATCATGTGAAATTGCTCGCTGATTTATCTTTCGAATATTATCGAATTGACCCAGACACAGGAATAAAATATGGGAAGCAAGGAGTAGAACTTGCAAAAAAATTATCATGGAAAAAAGGCGAAGCTGATTGTTATAATTCGCTTGGAACAAATAATATTAGCAAATCAGATTACCCCAAAGCACTTGAATATTATCATAAATCTCTGAAAATTAATGAAGAACTGGAAAACAAATCCGGTGTAGCTAATAATCTTGGTAATGTTGGTATCGTTTATGAATCTCTATCAGATTATCCAAAAGCGCTCGAGTATTATAAAAAAGCTTATGATATTAATGAAGAACTTGGACGGAAGATGAATATGTCTAATAATATGGGCAATATTGCTACAGTTTATGCTGCTTTGTCAAATCTTCCAAAAGCACTCGAATATTATCTCAAATCATTAAAAATTGGCGAAGAAATAGGAGCATATGATAACATTGCTATGAATCTTGGAAATATTGGTACTCTTTATCAAAAGCAGTTAGACTATACCAAAGCATTGGATTATTATTATCGGGCACTTGAAATTAATGAAAGACTTGGAAGAAAATTAAATATGGCTAATAACCTCGGCAATATAGGTACAATTTATCATCATCAATCTAATTTTGAAAAATCTTTAGAATATTTACAAAGGTCTCTAACTATTAACGAAGAAATTGGAAATTTACAAGGGATATCTGGTCATCTTCAAAAGATGGGGCTGATATATCATGAAAAAAAAGAGTATGTAAAATCTTTGGAGAATTTCAATCGAGCTTTAAAAATTTATGAAGATGTCAGCTATGGTTATGGTATAGGGAGTATCTATGGTAATATTAGTAATTTGTATTTAACTCAAATAAATGATCCCGCTTTAGAAAATATTGAGTATAATACGAATAAAGCAATTGAATATGGGCAAAAAGGTTTAGAAATACTTCAAGAATTTGGTGAATTGGAAAGACGTTCTTATATTTACAAAACTTTATCGGATGTATATACAAAAAAAGGTGACTTCCAATTGGCTTACGAGGCATATGTTAAATTTAAAAAGTTAACTGATTCTATATTCACTATAGATTCCCAAAAAGCAATAGCTAATTTGGAAACAAAAAGAGAACTAGATATTAAACAAAAAGAGAACGAAATTCTTCAACAAAAAAGTGAATTGCAACATT belongs to Candidatus Kapaibacterium sp. and includes:
- a CDS encoding tetratricopeptide repeat protein is translated as MRNLIIFFVMFFVTVNISFAQLQGQARIDSLKAELPKAKQDTNHVKLLADLSFEYYRIDPDTGIKYGKQGVELAKKLSWKKGEADCYNSLGTNNISKSDYPKALEYYHKSLKINEELENKSGVANNLGNVGIVYESLSDYPKALEYYKKAYDINEELGRKMNMSNNMGNIATVYAALSNLPKALEYYLKSLKIGEEIGAYDNIAMNLGNIGTLYQKQLDYTKALDYYYRALEINERLGRKLNMANNLGNIGTIYHHQSNFEKSLEYLQRSLTINEEIGNLQGISGHLQKMGLIYHEKKEYVKSLENFNRALKIYEDVSYGYGIGSIYGNISNLYLTQINDPALENIEYNTNKAIEYGQKGLEILQEFGELERRSYIYKTLSDVYTKKGDFQLAYEAYVKFKKLTDSIFTIDSQKAIANLETKRELDIKQKENEILQQKSELQHLDLIRKSQGMNLLTKEKEVQHLAFLKEQAERQEKE